In one window of Halofilum ochraceum DNA:
- a CDS encoding GntR family transcriptional regulator, with the protein MDTTDSSPQGAPRATRAPGSTHLYQELREQILELELRPGQELDEATLAERFRRSRTAVREALLNLSNERLVELLPNRGARVSNFDFLQLPRFIESIDLISRAINRYAAERRTTEQLARIRATHERFAECMRDGTSTAISADNRQFHMAVAEAADNAYLHAAYRQLHQEGMRVMHLALGRGRSDAQRQSRHLERVLEDHEALVAAIDARDPDAAEAVARSHTAIFQTRIAEYLSTAPEAEVGIDPAAAFEAAGTAREPF; encoded by the coding sequence GGCCCCCGGGTCGACCCACCTCTACCAGGAACTCCGGGAACAGATCCTCGAGCTCGAGCTCAGACCCGGCCAGGAACTGGACGAGGCCACGCTCGCCGAGCGTTTCCGCCGCTCGCGTACGGCCGTCCGCGAGGCCCTGCTGAACCTCTCCAATGAGCGGCTGGTGGAACTGCTGCCCAACCGCGGCGCCCGGGTCTCGAACTTCGATTTCCTGCAGTTGCCGCGATTCATCGAGTCCATCGATCTCATATCGCGCGCGATCAACCGGTACGCGGCGGAACGGCGGACGACGGAACAGCTTGCCCGCATCCGGGCGACCCACGAGCGCTTCGCGGAATGCATGCGCGACGGCACCTCGACGGCGATTTCCGCCGACAACCGGCAGTTCCATATGGCCGTTGCCGAGGCGGCCGATAACGCCTATCTCCACGCCGCCTATCGCCAGCTTCATCAGGAAGGCATGCGGGTCATGCACCTCGCACTCGGGCGGGGCCGCTCCGACGCGCAGCGTCAATCGCGTCACCTGGAACGCGTCCTCGAGGACCACGAGGCGCTGGTAGCCGCCATTGATGCACGCGATCCGGATGCGGCCGAGGCGGTCGCACGCTCGCACACCGCCATCTTTCAGACCCGTATCGCGGAATACCTCTCGACGGCACCGGAAGCCGAGGTCGGAATCGACCCGGCTGCGGCTTTCGAGGCCGCGGGAACCGCTCGGGAACCATTCTGA